A genome region from Arthrobacter agilis includes the following:
- a CDS encoding ABC transporter permease, whose protein sequence is MGRYLVTRLWQSAVTLILASIVVFIGVRQLPGDPALAMAGEEASPEQLAAVRAEMGLDQPLVTQYLAFVRNMFRGDFGESTRTGTPVTELIATTLPVTLWLSAYAIVVAIVVGILFGVIAERFRGRWPEWVANAFALIGLSVPNFWLGILAILYLAVTLGWFPASGYVDVLSDPFRGLYYLTLPALILGTGLAAVIMRQTRASMIETMTTDYVRTARAKGLGRGRVLMRYGLRNSLIVVVTIVGLQLGGLISGAVVTERIFALPGFGKLTLDAVFTRDYPVIQAVVLIITVSYILINLAVDVLYSVVNPKIRVEGAN, encoded by the coding sequence ATGGGCCGCTATCTCGTCACCCGGCTCTGGCAGTCGGCCGTCACCCTGATCCTCGCCTCGATCGTGGTCTTCATCGGTGTGCGGCAACTGCCCGGCGATCCCGCGCTCGCCATGGCGGGGGAGGAGGCGAGCCCCGAGCAGCTCGCCGCCGTGCGGGCCGAGATGGGCCTCGACCAGCCGCTCGTCACGCAGTACCTCGCGTTCGTGCGCAACATGTTCCGCGGCGACTTCGGGGAGTCCACCCGGACCGGCACCCCCGTCACGGAGCTGATCGCCACCACGCTGCCGGTCACCCTGTGGCTCTCGGCCTACGCGATCGTGGTGGCGATCGTCGTCGGGATCCTCTTCGGCGTGATCGCCGAACGGTTCCGCGGACGGTGGCCCGAGTGGGTCGCGAACGCCTTCGCCCTCATCGGTCTCTCCGTGCCCAACTTCTGGCTCGGGATCCTCGCCATCCTCTACCTCGCGGTGACCCTGGGCTGGTTCCCCGCCTCGGGCTACGTGGACGTGCTCTCGGATCCGTTCCGGGGGCTCTACTACCTCACGCTGCCGGCCCTGATCCTCGGCACCGGGCTCGCCGCCGTCATCATGCGCCAGACCCGCGCGTCGATGATCGAGACGATGACCACCGACTACGTCCGGACGGCCCGCGCCAAGGGCCTCGGCCGGGGCCGCGTCCTCATGCGGTACGGGCTACGGAACTCGCTGATCGTCGTCGTGACCATCGTGGGCCTGCAGCTCGGCGGCCTCATCTCCGGGGCCGTGGTGACGGAGCGCATCTTCGCGCTGCCGGGCTTCGGGAAGCTCACCCTCGACGCCGTCTTCACCCGCGACTACCCCGTCATCCAGGCGGTGGTGCTGATCATCACGGTCAGCTACATCCTCATCAACCTCGCCGTGGACGTCCTGTACTCGGTGGTCAACCCCAAGATCCGCGTCGAAGGAGCCAACTGA
- a CDS encoding ABC transporter substrate-binding protein: MQHHPQHPPAPRRRPRRPARLIAAAAVALTALTACQPVQPLPAAPVRDDVTSVPLPDAGVREGGDLVMALSAEPDRLDPTTSSSLYTRYVMQTMCQKLYDIDADGGLVPQLATALPQISEDGLTVTIPVRTDAVFADGEPFDADAVRTTLERHLTLEGSTRKSELGPISDIRAVGADRVQITYEKPFAPLTAALADRAGMMLSPRAIAEKGADFGNSPVCVGPFRFVDRVPQTSITVERDPLYYDADNVHLDTITYRIITDANIRAANLRSGDVQVADTISPQDVDALLKEDGVGVLQVGSLGYQGLTVNVGNTAGVGEPPGSIDTPLAQEKAVRMALSLSIDREALVNTVFNSWFEPACSPISPDSPYASEASEACPPYDPDGARKLLADAGLETPYPIEMQVTNTPDTLRYGQALQAAVADGGFELTVVPVEYSTLLDVQSQGDFEALQLGWSGRIDPHGNMFNFLSTGGGNNYSGYSNPAVDELLTGAARINDVDERAALYGQAVELVQEDNPLIYLYRQRSLTAYSTDIAGVETFADGVVHLSNAAFIEPSESEN; this comes from the coding sequence ATGCAGCACCACCCGCAGCACCCGCCGGCCCCGCGCCGTCGTCCCCGCAGGCCGGCGCGACTGATCGCCGCTGCCGCCGTCGCCCTGACCGCCCTGACCGCCTGCCAGCCCGTCCAGCCCCTCCCGGCCGCCCCGGTGCGCGACGACGTCACGAGCGTGCCCCTCCCCGACGCCGGCGTCAGGGAGGGGGGCGACCTCGTCATGGCGCTCTCCGCCGAGCCGGACCGCCTGGATCCGACGACGTCGTCGTCCCTCTACACGCGCTACGTCATGCAGACCATGTGCCAGAAGCTCTACGACATCGACGCCGACGGCGGACTCGTCCCGCAACTGGCCACGGCCCTGCCGCAGATCTCCGAGGACGGCCTCACCGTCACCATCCCCGTCCGCACCGACGCCGTGTTCGCCGACGGCGAGCCGTTCGACGCCGACGCCGTCCGCACCACCCTCGAACGCCACCTCACCCTCGAGGGGTCCACCCGCAAGAGCGAGCTGGGACCGATCAGCGACATCCGGGCGGTGGGCGCGGACCGCGTGCAGATCACCTACGAGAAGCCCTTCGCACCCCTCACGGCGGCGCTCGCCGACCGCGCCGGCATGATGCTCTCGCCCCGGGCGATCGCGGAGAAGGGCGCGGACTTCGGCAACAGCCCGGTGTGCGTGGGACCGTTCCGGTTCGTCGACCGCGTGCCGCAGACGTCCATCACCGTGGAGCGCGACCCGCTCTACTACGACGCCGACAACGTGCACCTGGACACCATCACCTACCGGATCATCACGGACGCGAACATCCGGGCCGCGAACCTGCGCTCCGGCGACGTGCAGGTGGCCGACACCATCTCCCCGCAGGACGTCGACGCCCTGCTCAAGGAGGACGGCGTAGGCGTGCTGCAGGTCGGATCACTCGGCTACCAGGGGCTCACGGTCAACGTGGGCAACACGGCGGGCGTCGGTGAGCCCCCGGGCAGCATCGACACCCCTCTCGCGCAGGAGAAGGCGGTCCGCATGGCCCTGTCCCTGTCGATCGACCGCGAGGCCCTCGTGAACACCGTGTTCAACAGCTGGTTCGAACCCGCCTGCTCGCCCATCTCACCCGACAGCCCGTACGCCTCCGAGGCGAGCGAGGCGTGCCCGCCCTACGATCCGGACGGGGCCAGGAAGCTCCTGGCGGACGCCGGCCTCGAGACGCCGTACCCCATCGAGATGCAGGTGACCAACACACCGGACACCCTGCGCTACGGCCAGGCGCTCCAGGCCGCCGTGGCCGACGGGGGCTTCGAGCTCACCGTGGTGCCGGTCGAGTACTCCACGCTCCTCGACGTGCAGTCCCAGGGCGACTTCGAAGCCCTCCAGCTCGGCTGGTCCGGGCGGATCGACCCGCACGGCAACATGTTCAACTTCCTGTCCACCGGCGGCGGCAACAACTACTCCGGCTACAGCAACCCCGCGGTGGACGAGCTGCTCACCGGCGCCGCGCGGATCAACGACGTCGACGAACGCGCGGCCCTCTACGGCCAGGCCGTGGAACTCGTGCAGGAGGACAACCCCCTCATCTACCTGTACCGGCAGCGGAGCCTCACCGCCTACAGCACCGACATCGCCGGCGTGGAGACCTTCGCCGACGGCGTCGTGCACCTCAGCAACGCCGCCTTCATCGAGCCGTCCGAGAGTGAGAACTGA
- a CDS encoding CPBP family intramembrane glutamic endopeptidase: MRQVEGQYEFHRLALSWPWHSWWKPLLTALLGFVFYIVFLLVVVVAGMAAAILSPTGVDPYLDALTELDLSNPVTFAFTLVSLILMIPALALAALIMGPRPLGLLSSVAGRIRWRWLAVCTGVALAVFLASLVVSTGIGFLLPEESVPAPAQQDTSILLVMLVLAVLAVPFQAAAEEYVFRGFLMQAIGSWLRHPAYAILLPVPLFVLGHGYDPLGQADVALFAIFAGWISWRTGGLEAAIAVHAINNMTIFVLGAFGLVDVNSTEGSVSGLIVSALTMGVTAVVIVRLADRRGIDRTRTVVALPVLQPAGLHAVHVGDGHRPHGVHSSSAPAYPDAQPWVRTRTRQPTAVPPEAPAGPPLRAPVAGRPARQADPAPGAAPAPARAETPDQDTGRPAGPPAGPPAGPPAGPPAAATPAPARDYDADRHPSGPAHPGGPGHPTGVPHPSGPAHPAE; the protein is encoded by the coding sequence ATGCGACAGGTCGAGGGACAGTACGAATTCCACCGCCTGGCCCTCTCGTGGCCATGGCACAGCTGGTGGAAGCCGCTGCTCACGGCGCTGCTCGGCTTCGTGTTCTACATCGTGTTCCTCCTCGTGGTCGTGGTGGCGGGCATGGCCGCCGCCATCCTCTCGCCCACCGGCGTGGACCCGTACCTCGATGCCCTGACCGAACTGGATCTCAGCAACCCGGTGACGTTCGCCTTCACGCTGGTGTCGCTGATCCTGATGATCCCGGCCCTCGCCCTCGCGGCGCTGATCATGGGCCCGCGGCCCCTCGGCCTGCTCTCCTCCGTGGCCGGCCGCATCCGCTGGCGCTGGCTCGCGGTGTGCACGGGTGTCGCACTGGCGGTCTTCCTCGCGAGCCTCGTCGTGTCGACCGGGATCGGGTTCCTCCTTCCCGAGGAGTCCGTCCCCGCACCGGCGCAGCAGGACACGTCGATCCTCCTCGTCATGCTGGTGCTGGCCGTCCTCGCCGTCCCGTTCCAGGCCGCCGCGGAGGAATACGTCTTCCGGGGCTTCCTGATGCAGGCGATCGGCAGCTGGCTGCGGCACCCCGCCTACGCGATCCTGCTCCCCGTGCCGCTGTTCGTCCTCGGCCACGGGTACGATCCGCTCGGACAGGCCGACGTCGCGCTCTTCGCGATCTTCGCCGGCTGGATCAGCTGGCGCACGGGCGGGCTCGAGGCGGCGATCGCCGTCCACGCGATCAACAACATGACCATCTTCGTGCTCGGCGCCTTCGGGCTGGTGGACGTGAACTCCACCGAGGGGTCGGTCAGCGGCCTCATCGTCTCCGCCCTGACCATGGGCGTCACGGCCGTCGTCATCGTGCGGCTCGCCGACCGCAGGGGCATCGACCGCACCCGCACGGTGGTCGCGCTGCCGGTGCTGCAGCCGGCCGGCCTGCATGCCGTGCACGTCGGCGACGGCCACCGCCCCCACGGCGTCCACTCCTCGTCGGCTCCGGCGTACCCGGATGCGCAGCCCTGGGTACGGACGCGCACGCGGCAGCCGACGGCGGTCCCGCCCGAAGCGCCCGCCGGTCCGCCGCTGCGCGCTCCTGTCGCCGGCCGGCCGGCCCGGCAGGCCGATCCCGCTCCCGGGGCCGCTCCCGCCCCGGCCCGCGCCGAGACCCCCGACCAGGACACCGGCCGGCCCGCCGGTCCTCCTGCCGGTCCTCCCGCCGGTCCTCCTGCCGGTCCCCCTGCTGCGGCGACTCCCGCCCCGGCCAGGGACTACGACGCCGACCGCCACCCCTCCGGTCCCGCCCATCCGGGCGGGCCCGGGCATCCCACGGGCGTCCCGCACCCCTCGGGCCCCGCTCACCCCGCCGAGTAG
- a CDS encoding YoaK family protein gives MVKKNRVGTDRLHLWLMLALTFSTGVIDAVGYLGLDRVFTGNMTGNVVLLGMAFAGGAELPILRPALALVFFMVGAALAGRVLRKGPEGWSGRTSSTLLTVTVGLTGLAVYVALVDVHAEEVLGSITTSVLATMMGIQAATAKRLKVAEITTVVVTSTITGLASDSRLAGGKSPFWARRASAIALIMAGAVVGALTLSVGLWLGVAVSALLSAVVTLLGHLRHRQDRQADLAEKTRESALR, from the coding sequence ATGGTGAAGAAGAATCGCGTGGGCACGGACCGCCTGCATCTGTGGCTCATGCTCGCGCTCACGTTCTCCACGGGCGTGATCGACGCCGTGGGCTATCTCGGGCTCGACCGCGTCTTCACGGGCAACATGACCGGCAACGTCGTCCTCCTGGGCATGGCCTTCGCCGGCGGCGCCGAGCTCCCGATCCTCCGGCCGGCCCTCGCCCTCGTCTTCTTCATGGTGGGTGCGGCCCTCGCGGGCCGGGTGCTGCGGAAGGGACCGGAAGGGTGGTCCGGCCGCACCTCCAGCACCCTCCTCACGGTGACCGTCGGCCTGACGGGCCTCGCGGTGTACGTCGCGCTGGTCGACGTCCACGCCGAGGAGGTCCTGGGCAGCATCACGACGTCGGTGCTCGCGACCATGATGGGCATCCAGGCCGCGACGGCGAAGCGCCTCAAGGTCGCCGAGATCACCACCGTGGTGGTCACCTCGACCATCACCGGCCTCGCCTCCGATTCCCGCCTCGCCGGCGGGAAGAGCCCGTTCTGGGCGCGCCGCGCCTCGGCGATCGCACTGATCATGGCGGGTGCCGTAGTGGGAGCCCTGACCCTCTCCGTGGGCCTCTGGCTCGGCGTGGCCGTCTCCGCCCTGCTCTCCGCCGTCGTCACCCTCCTGGGGCATCTGCGCCACCGGCAGGACCGGCAGGCGGACCTCGCTGAAAAGACGAGGGAATCCGCACTACGGTAG